In Rhodococcus sp. OK302, one genomic interval encodes:
- a CDS encoding heavy metal translocating P-type ATPase, whose amino-acid sequence MADACCGPDLAPPAPDAHESEQRLWHVRDLQVAAAAALLLAISWLIGLTDANTAGTAVALVAAVVAASTFVPNTARNLRHGRIGVGTLMTIAAIGAIALGQITEAAMLGILFSIAEGLEHYAVTKTRHGLRALLALVPPTVSVLRGGREVTITPDELAVGDRMLVRPGERAATDGTIAAGTTSLDLSSITGESVPVEAGPGDQLHAGAINGGGAIEVDVTARASDSSLARIVHIVEEAQDRKGSGQRLADRIARPLVPAIMVLAALVAGIGALLGDPMLWIERALVVLVAASPCALAISVPLSVVAAIGAASRNGALVKGGAALEELGRITVAALDKTGTLTAGAPEVIAVVTTPGTTREQALSAAAALEARSEHPLARAILAAAATVEPADDVTAVAGHGLHGTHRGVALRLGKPGWVEPGALAADVDRLQREGATVVLVEAGGAVIAAIAVRDQLRPEAPEAIRQLTALGIETAMLTGDNHRTAQALAEQAGISTVHAELLPEDKARLLPEIARGRHIAMVGDGVNDAPALATANVGIAMGAMGTDVAIETADIALMGEDLRHLPQVLAHARHARAVMLQNIGLSLAIIGILIPLAATGVLGLATVVFVHEFAEVLVIANAIRAARTTPLPGQPEIPRTTGPLNVSIAPPRHDLGDACCAPAPLPVSTPDRPSVTLLTLGSSSTHDDCCAPESRDKATTPESCDCCPPTINKGVSKKDAQF is encoded by the coding sequence ATGGCTGACGCGTGCTGCGGCCCAGACCTCGCCCCTCCCGCGCCCGATGCCCACGAGAGTGAGCAACGACTCTGGCATGTCCGCGACCTGCAAGTAGCCGCCGCAGCAGCGCTTTTACTGGCGATCTCCTGGCTGATCGGACTCACCGACGCCAATACCGCCGGCACAGCGGTAGCCCTGGTCGCCGCTGTGGTCGCGGCGTCGACCTTCGTGCCGAACACCGCGAGGAACCTACGACACGGCCGCATCGGCGTCGGAACGTTGATGACGATCGCCGCCATCGGCGCGATCGCACTCGGACAGATCACCGAAGCTGCGATGCTCGGGATCTTGTTCTCGATCGCCGAAGGCCTCGAACACTATGCCGTGACCAAAACCCGCCACGGCCTGCGAGCACTCCTCGCACTGGTGCCCCCGACCGTCTCCGTCCTACGCGGCGGCCGCGAAGTCACGATCACACCGGACGAATTGGCCGTCGGCGACCGGATGCTCGTGCGCCCCGGTGAACGCGCCGCCACCGACGGCACCATCGCCGCCGGCACCACGAGCCTGGACCTGTCCTCGATCACCGGCGAATCAGTCCCGGTCGAAGCCGGACCGGGCGATCAACTCCATGCGGGCGCGATCAACGGCGGCGGAGCCATCGAAGTCGACGTCACCGCGCGCGCCTCCGACAGCTCACTCGCTCGGATCGTGCACATCGTCGAAGAAGCCCAGGACCGCAAGGGATCCGGCCAACGGCTCGCCGACCGCATCGCCCGCCCCCTGGTACCGGCGATCATGGTCCTCGCCGCACTGGTCGCCGGAATCGGCGCACTCCTCGGCGATCCGATGCTGTGGATCGAACGCGCCCTGGTAGTGCTCGTCGCCGCATCGCCCTGCGCACTCGCGATCTCCGTGCCACTGTCGGTGGTGGCGGCAATCGGTGCCGCAAGCCGAAACGGCGCCCTCGTCAAAGGTGGAGCTGCACTCGAAGAACTCGGCCGCATCACGGTGGCCGCCCTCGACAAGACCGGCACTCTCACCGCCGGAGCACCCGAAGTCATCGCCGTCGTCACCACACCCGGAACCACCCGCGAACAAGCACTTTCGGCCGCAGCAGCACTCGAAGCGCGCAGTGAACACCCCCTCGCCCGAGCGATCCTCGCCGCCGCCGCGACCGTCGAACCGGCCGACGACGTCACTGCCGTCGCCGGCCACGGACTACATGGCACCCACCGCGGCGTAGCACTGCGGCTGGGCAAACCGGGCTGGGTCGAACCCGGCGCCCTCGCAGCCGATGTCGACCGCCTACAGCGAGAGGGCGCCACCGTCGTCCTCGTCGAAGCCGGCGGTGCGGTGATCGCGGCGATCGCCGTGCGTGACCAACTGCGACCCGAGGCGCCGGAAGCGATCCGCCAGCTCACCGCGCTCGGCATCGAAACAGCCATGCTCACCGGTGACAATCACCGCACCGCACAGGCATTGGCAGAGCAAGCCGGGATCAGCACCGTCCACGCCGAACTGCTCCCCGAGGACAAAGCTCGCCTCCTCCCGGAGATCGCGCGAGGGCGCCACATCGCCATGGTCGGCGACGGTGTCAACGACGCCCCCGCCCTGGCCACCGCGAATGTCGGAATAGCCATGGGCGCGATGGGTACCGACGTCGCCATCGAAACCGCCGACATCGCACTTATGGGTGAAGATCTGCGGCACCTGCCGCAGGTCCTCGCTCACGCGCGCCATGCCCGGGCTGTGATGCTCCAAAACATCGGGCTCTCCTTGGCCATCATCGGCATCCTCATCCCACTGGCCGCCACGGGTGTCCTGGGCCTGGCCACGGTCGTGTTCGTCCACGAATTCGCCGAAGTCCTGGTCATCGCCAACGCGATTCGCGCCGCCCGGACCACACCACTGCCCGGTCAACCCGAGATTCCGCGCACAACAGGCCCGTTGAACGTGAGTATCGCGCCGCCCCGTCACGACCTCGGTGACGCTTGCTGCGCACCCGCACCACTACCCGTATCTACGCCGGATCGACCGTCAGTGACGTTGCTAACCCTCGGTTCGTCATCGACTCATGACGACTGCTGTGCACCCGAAAGTCGTGACAAGGCAACTACACCGGAGAGTTGCGACTGCTGCCCGCCAACCATCAACAAAGGCGTAAGCAAGAAGGATGCTCAATTCTGA
- a CDS encoding DUF3703 domain-containing protein: MSTPTTAVRALYEREMSSAHTASDDAIRWSHLERAHILSQPHPWLHTRNHLSMLTLALRQHDRREALGQVLRIVVAAPGSLTGRYPVGNTGRTAVGLMTPMPIPEDLQKVLARSRTEDIDSAAEPESTHG; encoded by the coding sequence ATGTCGACACCGACCACCGCAGTTCGCGCACTGTACGAGCGTGAAATGTCCTCCGCGCACACCGCTTCCGACGACGCGATCCGCTGGAGTCACCTCGAACGCGCCCATATCCTCTCGCAACCACACCCCTGGCTGCACACCCGTAACCACCTCTCGATGCTCACCCTGGCGCTGCGGCAACACGATCGCCGCGAGGCTCTCGGACAGGTCCTGCGCATCGTGGTCGCCGCCCCCGGATCCCTGACCGGGCGGTATCCGGTCGGTAACACCGGACGCACTGCTGTCGGGCTGATGACACCGATGCCGATCCCGGAGGACCTGCAGAAAGTGCTGGCCCGCAGCCGCACCGAAGACATCGACTCTGCAGCCGAACCGGAGAGCACCCATGGCTGA
- a CDS encoding ArsR/SmtB family transcription factor — METLMHRDALSRFGYALSDSTRTQVLLSLRKAPGYPSDLADQIGVSRQILSNHLACLRGCGLVVAIPEGRRTRYELADPRIGDALGQLMDLVLAVDPTLCPKSDDEGCC; from the coding sequence ATGGAAACTCTGATGCATCGCGACGCACTGTCGAGGTTCGGCTACGCACTTTCGGACTCGACGAGGACACAGGTACTGCTGAGCTTGCGGAAGGCTCCGGGCTATCCGTCCGACCTCGCCGACCAGATCGGCGTCTCGCGACAGATCCTGTCGAATCACCTCGCCTGCCTGCGCGGGTGCGGGCTGGTCGTCGCCATTCCGGAAGGACGCCGTACCCGTTACGAACTCGCCGATCCCCGGATCGGGGACGCCCTCGGCCAACTGATGGACCTCGTACTCGCCGTCGACCCCACCCTGTGCCCGAAATCGGATGACGAAGGCTGCTGCTGA
- a CDS encoding Chromate resistance protein ChrB, which translates to MKSESSVSWRIVLIKIAAEPSRHRVAVWRELRKVGALSIGQGTWAVPNVPAFNAGVDRAKELVERANGEIVFLTATGASEEDNVRFAAMFTAAREEDWTEFLSDCAKYEAELDKEIRIEKFTLAELEEEEQSLDRLRRWHRDLKARDVFGASNAESATAALQHCAERFEDYSERVINALHSPEGNDYGDRP; encoded by the coding sequence GTGAAATCCGAGTCATCTGTGAGCTGGCGAATAGTCCTGATCAAGATTGCCGCCGAGCCCTCGCGTCACCGCGTGGCCGTATGGCGAGAACTGCGCAAAGTGGGCGCACTGTCGATCGGTCAGGGGACATGGGCAGTGCCGAACGTTCCAGCCTTCAACGCCGGAGTCGACCGTGCGAAAGAGCTCGTCGAACGTGCAAATGGGGAGATCGTCTTCCTTACCGCCACCGGTGCGAGCGAGGAGGACAACGTGCGATTCGCCGCAATGTTCACCGCGGCCCGCGAGGAGGACTGGACCGAATTCCTGTCGGACTGCGCGAAATACGAGGCCGAGCTCGACAAAGAAATCCGGATCGAGAAGTTCACCCTTGCCGAACTCGAGGAAGAAGAGCAGAGCCTGGACAGGCTTCGCCGCTGGCATCGAGACTTGAAGGCACGCGACGTATTCGGCGCGAGCAACGCCGAAAGCGCAACCGCGGCACTCCAGCACTGCGCCGAACGGTTCGAGGACTACTCGGAACGAGTGATCAACGCACTGCACTCACCCGAAGGCAATGACTACGGTGATCGGCCATGA
- a CDS encoding MFS transporter, producing the protein MSEDKAQGEGAQWQMWPLYAAGFTTAFGAHAVAANLVFDLDDLANSLLYLGLLLALYDGAEVLLKPVFGTLADRIGAKPVLLGGLVAFAAASFLFVVVADTDWLWLARLGQGAAASAFSPAASSSVARLTRKGKHGSAFGTYGFYKSLGYTLGPLLGGVIVWIGGLPLLFTVMAVLALVVAIWAKVVVPALPPLPRARQTVVDLARRLSDRQFLGPTAALAASTAALSVGVGFLPVAGVDAGLGPIATGAAVSVLALCAAFAQPRVGRALDAGKITVERGVAWGLVITAAGLALAMIPGLVGILVAAVAVGVGTGIITPLGFAALAASTPEERMGQTMGAAELGRELGDAGGPLIVAGVAAVATLTAGFGVLAVITLLIGADSARQRTLRE; encoded by the coding sequence ATGAGTGAGGACAAGGCGCAAGGTGAAGGCGCGCAATGGCAGATGTGGCCGCTGTATGCGGCCGGATTTACGACTGCTTTCGGAGCTCATGCCGTTGCGGCAAACCTCGTTTTCGATCTCGACGATCTGGCGAATTCGCTGCTCTACCTCGGTCTACTGCTGGCCCTGTACGACGGCGCCGAAGTCCTGCTCAAACCTGTGTTCGGCACGCTGGCAGACCGGATCGGAGCCAAGCCGGTTCTGCTCGGTGGGCTCGTCGCATTTGCCGCAGCATCGTTTCTGTTTGTTGTTGTCGCCGATACGGATTGGTTGTGGTTGGCGCGGCTCGGCCAAGGTGCGGCAGCATCGGCATTCTCGCCGGCAGCTAGTTCTTCGGTCGCCCGGCTGACCCGAAAAGGCAAGCATGGCAGTGCATTCGGAACCTATGGGTTTTACAAGAGTCTCGGCTATACGCTCGGCCCGTTGCTGGGCGGTGTGATCGTGTGGATCGGCGGTCTCCCACTCCTGTTTACAGTCATGGCCGTTCTCGCGCTGGTTGTCGCGATCTGGGCCAAGGTCGTCGTACCTGCACTTCCGCCGCTACCTCGGGCGCGGCAAACCGTCGTCGATCTGGCTCGGCGCCTGAGTGATCGTCAGTTCCTCGGCCCCACCGCAGCTCTTGCTGCCTCGACCGCCGCATTGTCGGTCGGTGTCGGGTTTCTCCCTGTCGCCGGAGTTGATGCCGGACTTGGACCGATAGCAACTGGCGCGGCCGTATCGGTACTGGCGCTGTGTGCGGCATTTGCACAACCGCGAGTAGGGCGAGCGCTTGATGCCGGGAAGATAACCGTCGAGCGAGGCGTGGCATGGGGATTGGTTATCACCGCTGCAGGTTTGGCGCTTGCCATGATTCCGGGACTGGTCGGGATTCTCGTCGCCGCCGTTGCTGTCGGCGTCGGCACCGGCATCATCACCCCGCTCGGTTTCGCCGCACTGGCTGCATCAACGCCCGAGGAGCGCATGGGTCAGACGATGGGCGCAGCCGAACTGGGCCGCGAACTCGGCGACGCGGGTGGACCGCTGATCGTGGCGGGCGTGGCAGCTGTCGCGACACTGACAGCCGGCTTCGGTGTCCTGGCAGTGATAACGCTGTTGATCGGTGCCGATTCCGCGCGCCAACGCACCCTCCGCGAATGA
- a CDS encoding M28 family metallopeptidase has product MRHRAALTIGLTGILMLSGCSSGGAQTPLIDPAAFSNTVTIDAVTGHLEQLEKIADANNGNRAAGTSGYDASVDYVVNLLEGKGFEVETPEFEYTSFDPGLGSLTLPGGGSIDVRALTYSASTGPTGVASRVVSIPADETPGCEPSDYDGLDVAGAIVLVSRGVCQFGEKQNVAADRGAAALLIVNNEDGMLGGGTLGDPKTVRIPTAGISKSAGDALAASAGAVNLTLDTFMSTVTSRNIVAQTSTGSADNVVVVGAHLDSVPEGPGINDNGSGSAAVLETALQLGSSPNIANAVRFTFWGAEELGLIGSTDYVEGLSDQERAAIALYLNFDMIGSPNPGYLVYDGDNSDNVGEGPGPEGSAGIERTFAEFFSSRGIAAEGTDFDGRSDYGAFIDAGIPAGGIFSGAEERKTVAQAQQWGGVAEAMFDPNYHTTLDTLGNIDRDALAVNSAAVAFGTATYAQNSLN; this is encoded by the coding sequence ATGAGACACCGCGCCGCGTTGACCATCGGTCTGACCGGGATCTTGATGCTCAGCGGATGCTCGTCCGGCGGCGCGCAGACTCCACTGATCGACCCAGCGGCGTTCTCGAACACCGTCACTATCGACGCCGTGACGGGCCATCTCGAACAACTCGAGAAGATCGCCGACGCCAACAACGGAAACCGGGCCGCCGGCACATCCGGCTACGACGCCAGTGTCGATTATGTGGTCAACCTGCTCGAAGGCAAGGGCTTCGAGGTTGAGACCCCGGAGTTCGAATACACCTCCTTCGACCCGGGGTTGGGATCACTGACCCTTCCTGGTGGGGGCAGTATCGATGTCCGAGCGCTGACGTATTCCGCCTCGACCGGGCCCACCGGCGTTGCCTCGCGGGTAGTGAGCATTCCGGCCGACGAGACCCCGGGTTGTGAACCCTCCGACTATGACGGACTCGATGTCGCCGGTGCTATCGTGCTTGTTTCTCGTGGCGTCTGCCAATTCGGAGAGAAGCAGAATGTGGCCGCGGATCGCGGTGCGGCGGCCCTGCTGATCGTCAACAACGAGGACGGCATGCTCGGCGGCGGCACCCTGGGGGATCCGAAAACGGTTCGCATCCCGACAGCCGGCATCAGCAAGTCTGCCGGCGACGCGCTGGCTGCGAGCGCCGGCGCCGTGAATCTGACTCTCGATACGTTCATGTCGACGGTCACCTCGCGCAACATCGTTGCGCAAACGTCCACCGGTTCCGCCGATAACGTCGTGGTGGTGGGAGCGCACCTCGACAGCGTTCCGGAAGGGCCCGGAATCAACGACAACGGCAGTGGCAGTGCCGCTGTCTTGGAAACTGCTCTGCAACTGGGTAGTTCGCCGAATATTGCCAACGCGGTGCGGTTCACGTTCTGGGGCGCCGAGGAACTCGGGCTCATCGGATCGACCGACTACGTCGAAGGGCTCAGTGATCAGGAACGCGCAGCCATCGCGCTGTACCTGAACTTCGACATGATCGGCTCACCCAACCCCGGATACCTGGTTTACGACGGTGACAACTCCGACAACGTGGGCGAAGGTCCCGGTCCCGAAGGCTCCGCCGGTATCGAACGCACCTTCGCCGAATTCTTTTCCAGCCGAGGAATTGCCGCCGAGGGAACCGATTTCGACGGCCGGTCCGACTACGGGGCCTTCATCGACGCCGGAATACCGGCCGGCGGCATCTTCAGTGGCGCCGAGGAGCGGAAAACCGTTGCGCAAGCACAGCAATGGGGAGGGGTGGCCGAGGCGATGTTCGACCCGAACTATCACACCACCCTCGATACGCTCGGCAATATCGATCGAGACGCCCTCGCCGTGAATTCCGCAGCAGTCGCGTTCGGAACAGCGACATATGCGCAGAACAGTCTGAACTAG
- a CDS encoding adenylate/guanylate cyclase domain-containing protein: MLATASDLNGHQQIIEALRRLRRALPGDPGFGDPLSLSGPGGARAVARVADRFLDHKPAATREVSLGALQVWQAALEKMGRGRGDQELTIVFTDLVGFSTWSLEAGDEATLVLLRAVAKAVETPIVENYGQVVKRMGDGLMAVFTRPDAALAAVFAAQDALAEVNLDGYRPRMRVGLHTGTPRQMGDDWLGVDVTIAARMMGLGGDGNVMMSAATLEELEPGTLDELDLAIRPWRRGFFATTPNGVPQDLGIWRVWRD; the protein is encoded by the coding sequence ATGCTGGCGACGGCGTCGGATCTGAACGGACATCAGCAGATCATCGAGGCATTACGACGGCTTCGGCGGGCGCTCCCGGGCGATCCGGGCTTCGGTGATCCGCTCTCGTTGTCCGGCCCCGGCGGTGCACGCGCGGTCGCCCGCGTCGCAGACCGATTTCTCGATCACAAACCGGCCGCGACCAGGGAAGTGAGCTTGGGCGCCCTGCAAGTCTGGCAGGCCGCCCTCGAAAAGATGGGCCGTGGACGTGGTGATCAGGAATTGACCATCGTCTTCACCGACCTCGTCGGCTTTTCCACCTGGTCGCTCGAGGCGGGTGACGAAGCGACCCTCGTCCTTCTGCGGGCCGTTGCGAAGGCCGTCGAAACCCCGATCGTCGAGAATTACGGTCAGGTCGTCAAACGAATGGGCGACGGGCTGATGGCAGTGTTCACCAGGCCCGATGCGGCTCTGGCTGCCGTGTTCGCAGCGCAGGACGCGCTTGCCGAGGTCAACCTCGACGGTTACCGTCCGCGGATGCGTGTCGGCCTGCACACCGGCACGCCGCGGCAGATGGGTGACGACTGGCTGGGCGTGGACGTGACCATCGCCGCCCGGATGATGGGTCTGGGAGGCGACGGCAACGTCATGATGTCCGCCGCCACCCTGGAAGAACTCGAACCGGGAACTCTCGACGAACTGGACCTGGCGATCCGGCCGTGGCGCCGCGGATTCTTTGCGACGACGCCCAACGGTGTTCCCCAGGATCTGGGGATCTGGCGAGTGTGGCGCGACTAG
- the thiD gene encoding bifunctional hydroxymethylpyrimidine kinase/phosphomethylpyrimidine kinase, producing the protein MKLLPLTPSGQTPIRALTIAGTDSGGGAGIQADSRTMAMCGVHACVAVAAVTVQNSVGVSGFHEIPPQIVADQVRTVVSDIGIGAAKTGMLASTAIIEAVAAVAAEVGIGRDRAIPLVVDPVCASMHGDPLLHEEALDAVRNILIPAATVVTPNLDEIRLITGIEVIDDATARRAAEALHALGAQWSIVKGGHLRTSEASTDLLFDGDTFLEFSSARIKTGNDHGGGDTLAAAITCALAHGYSVPDAVAFGKEWVTKCLEASYDLGAGHGPVSPLWRLQV; encoded by the coding sequence GTGAAACTGCTGCCTCTGACACCCTCCGGCCAGACTCCGATTCGTGCCCTCACCATTGCCGGAACCGATTCCGGTGGAGGCGCAGGAATTCAAGCCGACTCCCGGACCATGGCAATGTGCGGAGTTCACGCCTGCGTCGCCGTCGCGGCCGTCACCGTGCAGAATTCGGTGGGCGTGAGCGGATTCCACGAGATCCCCCCGCAAATCGTCGCCGACCAGGTACGGACCGTTGTCTCCGACATCGGTATCGGTGCCGCCAAAACCGGCATGCTCGCGTCCACGGCAATCATCGAAGCCGTCGCCGCCGTCGCCGCCGAGGTCGGAATCGGGCGAGATCGGGCCATTCCCCTGGTTGTCGATCCGGTCTGCGCCTCGATGCACGGCGATCCGCTCCTCCACGAGGAAGCGCTGGACGCCGTCCGAAACATCCTCATTCCGGCAGCAACGGTCGTGACACCGAACCTCGACGAAATTCGCTTGATCACGGGCATCGAAGTGATCGACGACGCGACAGCCCGCCGGGCTGCCGAAGCCCTCCATGCTTTGGGCGCCCAGTGGTCAATCGTCAAGGGCGGACATCTGCGTACTTCCGAAGCCAGTACCGACTTGCTGTTCGACGGAGATACCTTCCTCGAATTCAGCAGCGCACGCATCAAGACCGGCAACGATCACGGCGGCGGCGACACCCTCGCTGCAGCCATCACTTGCGCACTGGCACACGGTTATTCGGTTCCCGATGCCGTTGCCTTCGGCAAGGAATGGGTCACCAAATGCCTCGAGGCTTCCTACGATCTCGGCGCCGGACACGGTCCCGTGTCACCGCTGTGGAGATTGCAGGTCTAG
- a CDS encoding GNAT family N-acetyltransferase: MNDTVQNNSTEQASDFTLVDNDSHERFELLVGDELVGILGYRDEDEIMGCGAAAGDVVAYMHTVVKEEYGGQGMAGVLVQFAMDCAREREWSVRPVCTYVQRYLGEHPEYLDLLAED, from the coding sequence ATGAACGACACCGTGCAGAACAACAGCACCGAGCAGGCGTCCGACTTCACGCTGGTCGACAACGATTCACACGAACGGTTCGAACTGCTCGTGGGCGACGAACTCGTCGGCATCCTCGGCTACCGCGACGAAGACGAGATCATGGGTTGCGGCGCTGCCGCCGGTGACGTGGTTGCGTACATGCACACCGTCGTCAAGGAAGAATACGGCGGCCAGGGCATGGCCGGGGTGCTGGTTCAGTTCGCGATGGACTGCGCCCGTGAGCGTGAATGGTCTGTACGTCCCGTCTGCACCTACGTGCAGCGGTACCTCGGCGAGCATCCCGAATATTTGGACCTGCTCGCCGAGGACTGA
- a CDS encoding exodeoxyribonuclease III encodes MRIATWNVNSVRARTDRIIDWLERSDVDVLAMQETKCKDAQFPFERFQEIGYEVAHVGLSQWNGVAIASRVGLEDVQIGFEDQPGFTKDPEAEQVREARAIGATCGGVRVWSLYVPNGRELDDPHYEYKLNWLAKLRDDAEGWLKENPDQQIALVGDWNVAPTDEDIWDPAVFEGKTHTSPAERAAFDAFITSGFADVVRPHTPGPGVYTYWDYTQLRFPKKQGMRIDFILGSPAFAARVESAEIDREERKGKGASDHAPVIVTLGA; translated from the coding sequence GTGCGCATAGCTACCTGGAACGTCAACTCAGTCCGTGCCCGTACCGACCGGATCATCGATTGGCTCGAACGATCCGACGTCGATGTCCTGGCAATGCAGGAAACCAAGTGCAAGGACGCACAGTTTCCGTTCGAGCGTTTCCAGGAAATCGGTTACGAGGTCGCCCACGTCGGACTCAGTCAGTGGAACGGCGTGGCCATCGCGTCACGCGTCGGCCTCGAAGACGTGCAGATCGGCTTCGAGGATCAGCCGGGCTTCACCAAGGATCCCGAGGCGGAGCAGGTACGCGAGGCTCGCGCTATCGGCGCGACGTGCGGCGGAGTTCGGGTGTGGAGCCTGTACGTCCCCAACGGACGTGAACTCGACGATCCGCACTACGAGTACAAGTTGAATTGGCTCGCGAAACTTCGTGACGACGCCGAAGGCTGGCTGAAGGAGAACCCGGACCAGCAGATCGCTCTCGTCGGCGACTGGAACGTCGCGCCCACCGACGAGGACATCTGGGATCCCGCCGTCTTCGAAGGCAAGACGCACACCTCGCCGGCCGAGCGCGCGGCGTTCGACGCATTCATCACGTCCGGTTTTGCCGACGTCGTCCGACCCCACACACCGGGTCCCGGCGTGTACACGTACTGGGACTACACGCAGCTCCGCTTCCCCAAGAAGCAGGGAATGCGTATCGATTTCATTCTCGGTTCGCCGGCCTTCGCGGCGCGAGTCGAATCGGCTGAGATTGATCGAGAAGAGCGAAAAGGCAAGGGTGCCAGCGATCACGCTCCCGTGATCGTCACCCTCGGAGCTTAA
- a CDS encoding GNAT family N-acetyltransferase — protein sequence MTISIGSRVVLRYKLPPGYSHPMTDVIGVLESTEPITVRRSDGRVVTVSPDQVIALKVLAARPIRIGDIRNLEVAAAAGSRGVEQARIDGWLLRVGHSPGSTDSAIPLGEPGSTASRTAETLAGICTWFADRGRPTTLLLPDRLGTAPPTWLSGGEGIMFAADLDTLVPSPSSPTTTLDVTSDPVAAVAHGIVGSVDTLVLATGRASVTDAPDNRRWVGLTDIDVTGEHRRHGIGALICTDLIAWGRTLGATHAYVAVPENNVAGLATAQALGFVEHHRYRYASASVGS from the coding sequence TTGACCATCTCGATCGGTAGCCGGGTGGTGCTGCGATACAAGCTCCCACCCGGCTATTCGCATCCGATGACGGATGTGATCGGCGTCCTCGAATCCACGGAACCGATCACGGTGCGCCGCAGCGACGGGCGCGTCGTCACTGTTTCACCCGATCAGGTGATTGCGCTCAAAGTGCTTGCTGCGCGGCCCATTCGAATTGGCGACATCCGCAACCTCGAAGTCGCGGCAGCCGCCGGTTCGCGGGGCGTCGAGCAGGCCCGGATCGACGGTTGGTTGCTGCGGGTGGGGCACTCCCCCGGTTCCACGGACTCGGCGATTCCTCTCGGCGAGCCCGGTAGCACCGCGTCGAGAACCGCCGAGACACTCGCCGGTATCTGCACCTGGTTCGCTGATCGGGGACGTCCGACAACGCTGCTGCTACCCGACCGCCTCGGAACTGCTCCCCCCACTTGGCTTTCCGGCGGCGAAGGCATCATGTTCGCCGCGGACCTCGACACACTCGTACCGTCGCCGAGTTCTCCGACAACCACCCTCGACGTGACATCCGATCCGGTAGCTGCCGTCGCCCACGGGATTGTCGGGAGCGTCGACACGTTGGTTCTGGCAACCGGGCGAGCGTCGGTCACCGATGCGCCGGACAACCGTCGCTGGGTCGGACTGACTGACATCGACGTAACCGGCGAGCACCGCCGCCACGGAATCGGAGCTCTGATCTGCACGGATCTGATCGCGTGGGGACGCACGCTGGGCGCGACCCACGCCTATGTCGCTGTTCCGGAGAACAACGTCGCCGGCCTTGCGACGGCCCAGGCCCTCGGCTTCGTCGAACATCATCGCTACCGGTATGCCAGCGCGTCTGTCGGTAGCTGA
- a CDS encoding peptide deformylase yields MAILPIRIVGDPVLHEPTKPVTQSPAEIAELIADMYETMDVANGVGLAANQVGVSLRIFVYDCPGDDRTDTRRQGVVVNPVLETSEIPQTMPDPEDDFEGCLSVPGEQFPTGRADWAKVTGTDADGNPVEIEGTGFFARMLQHEVGHLDGFLYTDVLIGRNARAAKKAIKQSGWGKPGQTWTPGSVDDPFGHDDDDEYED; encoded by the coding sequence ATGGCTATCCTCCCCATCCGAATCGTCGGCGACCCTGTACTGCACGAGCCGACTAAACCTGTCACTCAATCTCCGGCGGAAATCGCCGAACTGATTGCGGACATGTACGAAACGATGGACGTCGCTAACGGTGTCGGTCTGGCAGCGAATCAGGTCGGTGTTTCGCTTCGCATCTTCGTCTACGACTGCCCCGGTGATGATCGTACCGACACCCGCCGACAAGGCGTTGTTGTCAACCCGGTGCTCGAAACGTCGGAAATTCCGCAGACGATGCCGGATCCGGAAGACGATTTCGAAGGCTGCCTTTCCGTCCCGGGTGAGCAGTTCCCGACGGGCCGCGCCGACTGGGCCAAGGTCACCGGAACTGACGCCGACGGCAATCCTGTCGAAATCGAAGGCACCGGGTTCTTTGCCCGCATGCTTCAGCACGAGGTCGGCCACCTCGACGGCTTCCTCTATACCGATGTCCTGATCGGCCGAAATGCGCGCGCCGCCAAGAAGGCCATCAAGCAGTCCGGCTGGGGCAAGCCCGGTCAGACCTGGACCCCGGGCTCAGTCGACGACCCGTTCGGTCACGACGATGACGACGAGTACGAAGACTAG